In Acidobacteriota bacterium, the DNA window AGCCCCACCCGACGTGTCCATTCGTGGTTCATCGTCCCTTACGGCGCCCCTCGGCGCTGATCCGAAAGCGATGGAAAGAGACCGGCGGCTGTACTAAGATCACGGCATGGCTTTCCGCGTATTCGGTCTTTGGCTGCTTCTGGGACAGCTTGCTTCCGCGGCGGTGGTCGGCGTGGAAGTGCAGGGCCGCTCGGAGGTCCTGCACGGCCGCAGCTTCGGTGCGGCCGGCACCTACGAGAAGATCCACGGAAGGGTTTTCTTCGAAGTCGACCCCCGGCTGGAACAGAACCGGATCATCTGCGACATCGACCTGGCGCCTCGCAATCGGCGAGGCAAGGTCGAGTTCTCCTCCGACTTCTATCTCATCCGACCCACCCATCCCGGCAAGGGAAACGGGACCGTCCTCTACGAGGTCTGCAATCGAGGCCGCAAGGGGATGCTGGGCATGTTCAGCCGGGCGACTTCCTCCCGGGAACTGACCACCCCGACCGAATTCGGAGACGCGCTGCCGCTGGACCACGGCTTCAGCCTGGCCTGGCTGGGCTGGCAGTTCGACGTGCCCCGAGTTTCCAACCGTCTGAGGCTGTACGCACCGGTGGCCCGGCAGGGCTCTGCCCCCATTCGGGGACTGGTACGGGCCGAGTTCGTTACCGAAACCAGGGTTCTGAGCTTTCCCCTGGCCGACCGGAACATGGAGCCCGCCTATCCCGCCGTCGATCTCGATGACCCCGACCTGAAGCTGACCGTCAGAGACCTCACCGACGGACCCAGACAGATCGTGCCACGCGATCAGTGGCGCCTGGCTCGGGAGGAAAATGGAAAACTGGTCCCCAGCAACGGTCACGTCTTCATGGCCGCGGGATTCGAACCGGGTCGAATCTACGAGCTGGTCTATGCGGCCGAGAATCCGACACTGGTGGGACTGGGCCCGGCGGCCACCCGCGACTTCATCGCATTCCTGAAGTACGGCGGAGCTTTCCAGGAGGACGGTTCGGAGCGGGGTTTGGGAACCAGCGTGCGGAGAGCCATCGGCTTCGGGACGTCTCAGAGCGGGCGCTTCCTTCGAACCTTTCTCTACTACGGTTTCAACCAGGACGAGAGTCGGCGCCCTGTCTTCGACGGCGTCATCTCCCACGTGGCCGGCGCCAGCCGCGGCAGCTTCAACCACCGCTTCGCCCAGCCCTCCCGGGACGCCCACTCCTTCATGAACACCTTTTATCCCACGGTCATCTACCCTTTTGCCGACCTTCCGTTGCCGGACCGTGAAAGAGGCCTCAACGAAGGGGTGCTTGACCGCAGCCGGCGGCAGCAGTCGACGCCGAAGATCTTCTACACCAACGCCTCTTACGAATACTACGGGAGGGCCGCTTCCCTGATTCACACCAGCCTCGACGGCGCCCGGGACGTACCGCTGGCGCCCAACACCCGGGTCTATGTCTTCTCCGGCACCCAGCACGGCCCCGCCTCCTTCCCGCCCCAAAGCAGGAGCACCGCCAACCTGCCCAATCCCAACGATTTTCGCTGGCCCATGCGGGCGCTGCTGCTGGCCCTGCAGGACTGGTTGGCCGAGGACAGGCAACCGCCTCCCTCACAGTATCCCCGCATTTCCAAGGGAGAGATGGTGCCCCTGGACCGGATGAGCTTCCCAAGGATTCCCGGTGTCCGGCTTCCCGTAAGGATGATGCAGCCCTACCGCCTCGATTACGGTCCCGATTTCCGAACCAGGGGGATTGTGACCCTGCAGCCGCCCCGGGTGGGAGGGGCCTTCAGGCCTTTGGTTCTTCAGGTGGACCGGGACGGCAACGAGCTTGCCGGCATCCGGCTTCCCGTCATCCAGGTGCCCCTGGCCACCTATACCGGCTGGAATCTCCGGCATCCCGACATCGGCTCACCGGACGAGCTCTACAGCATGGTGGGATCCTTTATCCCCTTCCCCGGGACCCGCCGGGAACGCCTGCAGGCGGGAGACCCCCGTCTCTCCATCGCCGAGCGCTATTCGAGCCGCGATTCCTATCTGCGGCGGATTCGAACCGAGGCCGGGCGCCTGGCGAGGCAGCGCTATATCATCGGCAGCGACATCCCCCATCTCACCCGGCAAGCGTCCGAGCTTTGGGACTATTTGAGGAGTGGGCGCTAACGGGCATGTGTCAATTCTCAGAGGTTCATTCAGGGACCTTGGACCGGCCGGACCAGCAATAACACCATCGATGAAGGGAGACACTCCAATCGCTTTCGACGCCAACAAGTTCGAGCTCATTCACCAGGTGGGCGGCATCCGGACAGCCACCTTCGACTGGCCCGATGCCGGAGGCGCCCCGGGGTGCCGGGTGGCGATGGTGAATACGGGTTCAGACCTGCGCTTCACGGTGGCGCTGGACCGCGGCGGCGACATTGTGGAGGCGCTTTACGGGAGCCACAGCCTGGCCTACCTGACTCCCAACGGCTACCGCCCGCCGCGGCAGCCGCTCCACCGCGACGAGGACTGGCTGGCCGCCTGGCCCGGGGGGCTCCTGACCTCCTGCGGGCCCCGCTACATCGGACCCGGGCGCGAGGAAGACGGCCTCGAGCTGGCCCTGCACGGTCAACACACCAATACCCCGGCGGCGCTGCTCGAATTGAAGAACCCAAATCCCGGCCGCGGCGACCTGGACATGCGTTTGGGGCTGGTGATCCGCGACACCCAGATGTATGGGCCGGTGGTTGAAGTCCGCAGACAGATCGCCTGCCGGCTGGGTGAGCCCGTGATCCGGCTGCGGGACGAAGTGGCCAACCTTGGAAACTCGACCGTGGCCCACAACTGGCTGTACCACGTCAACCTGGGGTATCCCCTGCTGGACACAGGGTCTCAACTGGTTTACGGCGGCCGGGTCAACGGAGGCTGGCAGATGAACGCCGACATGTCCATGGCCGACCTCTCCCGATCGGACAGCGACCTCCCAGGCTACCTGACCGTGCCCGAACCGCTCCCGGAGCACGCCGCCTGCGGTTCGCGGGGCCTGATCCTGGATATCGCCGGCGATGCCGAGGGTCTCGCCCACTGTGCAGTGGTCAACCGGGGACTCGACCTGGCCGTGGAGCTTTGTTACCCGGTTCGACAACTGCCCCGGCTGGCCAACTGGCAGCATTACGCTCCCGGCGGTTCCTACGTCTCCGCGCTGGAGCCCTTCAGAGGCTCCCTCTGGGGCAAGGACCAGGACAACCATCCCCTGGCCGCCCAGTGGCTGGAACCGGGTCAGACTCGACTCTACGAGGTTGAAATCCGCGCGCACTCCGGCCCGACCGCAATCGACGGTCTTCTGGATGGGAGACCACCGCTGAGTTGGGACCTGTAACCGGGTTCCCGGGACTACGGCGCCATGAAATTCCAGGGTTTATTCCTAGTCTCCGTGCTGGCGGTCGCGGCCGGTACCGCGGCTGCGGCCCCTAACTGGGTCCGGATCGAATCGCAGCATTTCGAGCTGTTCACCAATGCCGGAGAGAGAAGCGGGCGCCGAACCATTCTCTTTTTCGAGCAGGTCAGAGAATTTTTCCTCAGGACCGGCAACGTGGGCAGCGTACCTTCTTCACCCGTCCGCATTGTCCGATTCCGTTCCCCCAAGGAGTTTGAACCCTACCGGCCCTTCAAAGCAGCATCCGCCTTCTATATGTCCAGCCCCAAGCGGGACCTGATTGTGATGGGCACACCGAACCGCCAGACCAAGAGTGCAGCGGTTCACGAGTACGTCCACCTGCTGGTGAAACACTCCGGAGCGGAACTGCCCGTCTGGTTGAACGAGGGGCTGGCCGAGCTCTATTCCACGCTTGAACCTCGAGGAAAGCAGGTGGCGTTCGGCAAGGCCGCTCGCGTGCTTGGGGACAGGCAGTGGCTGTCGATCCGGGAATTGATTACGGTGGATTACAACTCTACTCATTTCGATGAGAGCGACCGCACCAAGGTCTTCTACGCTCAGAGCTGGGCGCTCACCCACATGCTCTGCCTTTCGAATCAATACCGGGAACGGTTTCCGGACTTTCTCAAGGGAGTCGACGGCGACACGGGCGAAGAGGCTTTTCGATGGGTTTACGGAAAGACTCTCGATCAGGTCGAGAGCGACTTCAAGCGCTATGTGGTCCGGAAGCGCCTCCCGACAGTGGACTATGAGATTCGCTTGAACAAGTCTGCCGAAAAGCCGAATGTCCAGCCGGCATCTGCCACCGAAGTCAGCCTGGTCCAAGCCGGCCTGCTGGTTGGGCTGAACAGGCGGGAACAGGCCCTGAAAATCTACCGCGACCTGGCCCGGCAGGATCCCGCGGACTGGCGGGTTCCTGAAGCTCTCGGCTATCTGGCCAGCTATTCGGGGGATGGGGAGTCGGCTCGGCGGCATTTCGCCAGAGCCGTCGAACTGGAGGCAGCCAATCCCCGGCTCTACTACGACTTCGCGCGGCTGCTGCAGGAGGCCGATGCCGAACCCGAAGTCATCAAGCCGGTCTTACGCAAGGCGATCGCTCTGGAGCCGGACTTCGATAATGCACACCGTTTGTTGGGCTCCATTCTGCTGATGGAGGGGAAAGCCGGAATGGCCCTGGCCCAGTTGATCCGGGTCAAGCAGATCAGCCGCGAGGAAGCCGTTCACCACTACCAGACAGTGGCCCAGCTCTACCACCGGTTGGGCAGGCTTGAAGCCGCACGCCAGGCGGCAGTCCTCTGCCGCAAGTACGCGCGATCCTCCGACGAGGTGGATTTAGCGGAAGAATTGATGGAATGGCTCGGCGCCGGGAGTGAAGTTGCCCCGGAGGAAGCGCCGCCGTTAGCGGCTGCCGCTGGAACTCCGGAGGCGACAGCCTTCGGCCCGTCCCTGGAGGAATCCGACCGGCCGTTGAACGCCCCGGCCGCTGCATCCGGCCCCCAAATGGCCCCACCCCGGGTGGAAGTGCAGGGATCGTTCTCCAGGCTGGACTGCCTGGGGGAACGGGCTCGCTTGCATCTTCAGATTGAGGGAGGGGATCTGCCGCTGGCGATTCTGGATGCGGCCTCGGTGAGAGTCTCAGGTCCGGAGGGCGGCCTGGTCGAACTGAAGTGCGGCGAACAGAAACCCCGGCCGGTGACGGTTGAATATCAGCCCTTCGAAGATCTCGATTTCGGCACGGAGGGCATCGTCAAGGTCATTCAGTTCCGGTAGGGATTCGTCGTGAGTGTTAACATGATCCCCCGGCGACAATTCGGATGGGGAGCGAAAGGACGGCGCCAATGAAGATAAATGGGAGAGAAATGAACGTTGAAAGGCGGAAATTTCTGCGGCGAACGCTTCAGGCAGCTGCCGCAACCCAGCTCGGCTGGGCCGCGGCCTGCGTAGGGCCGCAGACCGGTGGTGCAGGGGGCGGGGTCTCATCCGAAGGAGACGGGAAACAGGGGTTCCGGTCCACCGAGTGGCTGGGGGGCGTCACCCTTTCTCCCCAGCAGATGCGGGCCATGCAGGCCGGACC includes these proteins:
- a CDS encoding alpha/beta hydrolase domain-containing protein, giving the protein MAFRVFGLWLLLGQLASAAVVGVEVQGRSEVLHGRSFGAAGTYEKIHGRVFFEVDPRLEQNRIICDIDLAPRNRRGKVEFSSDFYLIRPTHPGKGNGTVLYEVCNRGRKGMLGMFSRATSSRELTTPTEFGDALPLDHGFSLAWLGWQFDVPRVSNRLRLYAPVARQGSAPIRGLVRAEFVTETRVLSFPLADRNMEPAYPAVDLDDPDLKLTVRDLTDGPRQIVPRDQWRLAREENGKLVPSNGHVFMAAGFEPGRIYELVYAAENPTLVGLGPAATRDFIAFLKYGGAFQEDGSERGLGTSVRRAIGFGTSQSGRFLRTFLYYGFNQDESRRPVFDGVISHVAGASRGSFNHRFAQPSRDAHSFMNTFYPTVIYPFADLPLPDRERGLNEGVLDRSRRQQSTPKIFYTNASYEYYGRAASLIHTSLDGARDVPLAPNTRVYVFSGTQHGPASFPPQSRSTANLPNPNDFRWPMRALLLALQDWLAEDRQPPPSQYPRISKGEMVPLDRMSFPRIPGVRLPVRMMQPYRLDYGPDFRTRGIVTLQPPRVGGAFRPLVLQVDRDGNELAGIRLPVIQVPLATYTGWNLRHPDIGSPDELYSMVGSFIPFPGTRRERLQAGDPRLSIAERYSSRDSYLRRIRTEAGRLARQRYIIGSDIPHLTRQASELWDYLRSGR
- a CDS encoding DUF4432 family protein, whose translation is MKGDTPIAFDANKFELIHQVGGIRTATFDWPDAGGAPGCRVAMVNTGSDLRFTVALDRGGDIVEALYGSHSLAYLTPNGYRPPRQPLHRDEDWLAAWPGGLLTSCGPRYIGPGREEDGLELALHGQHTNTPAALLELKNPNPGRGDLDMRLGLVIRDTQMYGPVVEVRRQIACRLGEPVIRLRDEVANLGNSTVAHNWLYHVNLGYPLLDTGSQLVYGGRVNGGWQMNADMSMADLSRSDSDLPGYLTVPEPLPEHAACGSRGLILDIAGDAEGLAHCAVVNRGLDLAVELCYPVRQLPRLANWQHYAPGGSYVSALEPFRGSLWGKDQDNHPLAAQWLEPGQTRLYEVEIRAHSGPTAIDGLLDGRPPLSWDL